Sequence from the Crassostrea angulata isolate pt1a10 chromosome 9, ASM2561291v2, whole genome shotgun sequence genome:
AGCGGAGACCAAACATGGGAAAGTCACTTTTATTCAAATACACACAATACAATAGTActaataattgtatttgattttatataaatgaatgtGACCGTTTGTGCAATTTGCGATGACACAATTGttcaaatagaaaaatatgGTATGTGTCATAGGATGTGCACATTTTCATCTTAGAATAACCGATATTATCATAACAAATCCATACTATACAACACACAGAGGCAAATCTACTATAATATTTTCTTGGAAATGATTCTTCTTTCAAACAACTGATCGAGTTTCATATGCACATGTAATTGTTGCCATTAAGTTTGCTCAACTCTGGTTCTAAACTCAGTGAATGCTGAGTGTTGTAATTGAGAAACAataactatgtaaatttaatttaatgtgtaaaatcaaatattaGTAGTTAAAATGTccttcttgtttaaaaaaaaccaagtgaATATATACATATCATAAAGTTGCAAGGCTTTCAGAACTCTAAATTAATTTGACTTAATATCAGTAGCACTTTGACTAAGCACCAAGTTGCTTTGAAACTTAAATAGCAGGAGTTTGCCattaatatctttataaagaGCATTTGTAAGGAGATAAATGGCAGATATACCTTCCAGTTGTTCTTAAATcacacaaacaattttttatctgTTTACCAATATACTAATACCCCGTGACCAACGCTCGTTCAAGGTGTGTTTTAAAAGAGAACCAAAAGCTGTAACTGTTTTAGATACATTTTGAGCAACAATTTTACCTCGTATATGAGCATTTTCATGTTTGCTTTACATGTACGTGCGCAATTATGAAGAAAAATTCTAAATGTGAAAATGTCATAAGTGTATAGATCAATGGGATCTTATATTGCCTTTGCCCGTCTTTTCATGCATTTGCTCTTCTTCATCGTGATAATGCTTACACTGATAGAACTTACCAAcacttatatataaaaatacgaATTACTCTCTTACAGTCATCATCGTAGCAGGGTCTTTGATTGGAAAGGAATACTTCATTCTAGGTatggaaaaataatatttaacgcttaatattaaaaactgatttataaatacaaaaccTGTTCATACGTTTCCTGTCAAAGAAACATCATGGATTCTCAGTAATACCTAAGcaaatgtaaattatattttggatTAAATGGTAAGATTTTATTTTCGTGTGTTTTCATAGaacttcaattcatttttttttttgctgaattcgtgaatttttattgttttcctcAATGATTGTTCTCTAGCGACgaaataaatcaaatgtcaGGCATGGCTTACCTGACTTACCTGACTTACCTGACTTCATTAATGACCATAGTGCAAAACACGGATGTTAGGCGTTCTGTGAAATGTGGCCTCACACAAGTGACTTAAattaaccaaaattttaattattttgaaagatgATTTATTACGGAAAATTTTACAACGAAGcttttatttattgtaaaaaaaaacaatactggGGCCCCCAAAAAGTATCAGAGTACGTCAACATAGAATCATAGTTatataaaaagtattaaaatctTCTCCCGGAGAATTTCAACGCTAGGATTTGTAGGTTGAATAAGGCAGATAATCCTCAGATAGTgtggattctaaattgtttaaataatggcCCCAATACGAATACTGAGCCGAAGAAAGGATTCAAAGTTCAACATAAaaaccaatcgcaacttctcgggcctttccggcagaggCAGGAAAAAACCTCAAATGTATTACATAGGCGTCCATGATTATCCCTAATACAACGCATTTTAccatctgttgagatgtgagctattcTTCATTAAAGTCAatggtttacatgtacatgtatgcttataTACTAGACTTATTATCACCGTTGTTTACCCAACGAATTATGAGAAAGAAACTATTTGTTATAaagcattgaaaaatatatgcataaataCATGCAATATGCTGTaatctgtctgaaaaataaatgtttttgtaaatatgattaattgTAGTGTACTATTGTAAAGGAAAATTAGTCAAAAGACAAGTTAATTAATTCATAATTGGCCAAGTGAAGATATGAAagtaaaaattgcataaaaggagataaaaaaaatgtcactttTGGTATATAGATTTTTCGCTGTCGCGACattgatattaattataatatgtCCTCGTGGTGAACGTGTGTTTTTCCCAATTTTAAGTTAAGGAGTAACAGCTTTTCCCTTTTTTTCCTCATAAAGTCATGGATGATAAAATCAGAGATGCTGTATTGGAAAATGATGACAACGCATGCGTACTTCGCCTCTACATCGGATGTGAGGTAATCCCTATAAAACCTCGGACATGCGGTTCTTTTAGAAGTATAAATCAAGTGAATGTTAAATCAAAATGGActgtaatgatttaaaaatgtgaTTATAATATGTTAATTCTGAACGGAAATTTAATTAAGGAGGCTGCTGGGTGTTCAACTAATTAACCTTCAGATCGACctaatatattaagatatcatTTCTTGAGCTATAAACTGTTAGttaggaaagaaaaaaatccataatttgtactttttaaattcattaaattttcctATATTCTTACATTGAGCTCTTCATCTGAAGAAGATTAAGAcggtctaaaaatggccacgaccatcaaGCACCCATAAAGTAGCTTAGATTAAATAAACTCGTTACTTTTTTTATCCAGATGAATAATGTTGGTGTActgtttattaaaattataacataCAGGCGCTGGCCCggaaagggaggggggggggggtcctagagatgatgttgttttaaatgtaatttttgtcCCAATCTGGGCCTTCGGATAACATCTGTCAGTAAAATATGACTATAAGAAGTTTATAAACCATAGCATTCAGTTTGTATTAATTCatagaaaatgttcaaattggtttccgacaaaaattaatgatgcaCTGAATGTTTTAAACATGTGTTCAACTGAACATATTACAACCATATCCGGCAATATGAAAACTTATTGATTTTTGAAAGGTTTGTTTAATTGCAGGTATAGAGAGATGTAAACAGACTAGATGAAGAAAAGTTTTAAGATGAGAATCGCCCGGATTCTCGGTGTGTTGATTTTGGTTTACATTATCTGTACCCCATTTAGAGGGCAAAATGACAAGActgttgaaaataattataGACGAATGAAGGCTTATATCGATGCAGGCGTTTTTCAGCCCTCTTCAGGTCCGCCGTTAACTTGTGATGAAAATGGAGAAAACGTGTTTTTGCTTATAGTGATACCTAGCGCCGTTACAAACTTTGAACAGAGAAACGTCATTAGGAAAACATGGGGGAACGTCACAAAAGTTCGACCACACGTTGTGGTTAGATTCCTCGTAGGGAGAGCTGTTGAATCGTCCATAAAGGAACTGGTGCAAACAGAGAATCGCATCCATCATGATGTGATCATGGAGGAAATACCTGAGATCTACGAAAATCTGACACAGAAATCTGTCGCCATGCTGCGATGGATCATTTCGTATTGTTCCCGAGCTCGCTATTTCCTTAAAATAGACGATGACATGTTTTTAAATCTTTCCAGACTTTTAAACTTTCTTAGTGAGCAAGCGCAAACAAATTCGATCATAGGGTGCAGGTTTGAACATTCGAAACCGCGTCGATATCCATTCTTAAAATGGTATGTGTCTTTAGAACAGTACAGCGAATCAGAATACCCAGTTTACGTGTCTGGACCGGCTTACGTAATCTCTGGAGATATCTTATTCAAACTTTACCAAGCTACGAAGGAAGTTCCCCAGTTTTTGTTCGAAGATGTTTACATAACAGGCATGTGCAGGAGGCATATCGGGGCTGTCGCAAAATCGCACCCAGAATTCACCTGTGGCTACCGTGACGTTGCTCCGTGTGGAAGCCACTTTATGTACAGAATAACTGGCCACCACTACAGTCCCACCGAAATCAGTCGGATGTGGACAGAACTACGAGACAGGTGGTCCACCTGTCGCTTGATTGACAGTTTCGGGATTTACATAATagttgatttattaaaatggatatttttgtgatttgtgtgatattttcttcaaaatataattgtatatgtTAAAGTtgtaatatccctctgctattaattttgccatatatttttaaaaaaatttcatattgattttcatcaaagtcaatatcaatcgattcatatgaaacaaagtttaagtgatgaagcgctgctagatttttcaaaaaattgataatatgtCAAATCATGCTTtgaagaaaactagacatagtgaaaagcaaaattttaccatcgccgcataaaattaaaaatctaaaatgtatatgaaaataatatatagttatatacattttcaattcatattacaaaacatattgaagcgctgcattttagttcagaatagcactttgttgtataggtttgcaacaaaaattgctttaatcagcaagagttatctttctttatcatagactattgaaggttttacatacatgttttacatacagtgCATGATAAATTGACACAGTTTCTAAATTTTCGGAAaaggttttctgtttttaaatttggagaagataatagtaaatggatatatatttaagaaatcctaaaaatgtaaaccagagcattttgttatgtaaaacaaaaaggTAATCAAGAGAATAATCTTCCAGTAATTGGTATGATATCAGTATAGGGATATATTGTCTTGAATCAAATGAGATATtaggtgtttttattttttaatttgttctcATATCTGCTCCCACATAATAGAAAAGCCTTCTTCAATTTTGAACATTTGAAATGCTATAAGCTTTAAACGATGATAACTcaagaatttgtaattgtcttggtcacatttttcccaattataattcattcagcTCTGTGAACAAGCTTTagatagagaaataaaaaatattccatCAAAATATTCTCTGGCCTTAAACATCaaacatgtactgtacatgtactgaacaagtacataaaatttagttatattaaaaaaaattaatacatcgggggggggggggggggaaggagGGCGAGGAATAGTCATGTATATATTGCCTCATAAATACTTCATCATTATGATACATTTcttgtaatattttgaaaagttttctcTACTTTTTTGCCCCCTGCTTTAAAAGAGCCCTGGGGTTCAATTCGTTCcgttcaaattttctttctctatatttgaatttaaataagtgTATCGCCTTCCAACATAAATTGGGACCCAGCACCACCTCCCTTGTTGTTACATGCCTCAATAATTGTGagtttacagaaacaaagtggtgttattttctacagaagttatctctcttatcagagggacaCTCCACCTTTGAACATAAGTTTGTCATTTTATGGTTGACTTTCCCCATTTCACTGTACAAGACGCATCATTGTACCCCCGGAGAAAACAGGTAAGCTGGGACTAATGAAAACCAATAGCAGTACCACTCTCTCTTTTACAAATAGAACGTCAAGATCGCATGCACAAACACGGGGTTTGGCAAAATTCTGCGAAATGAAAAAAGCATTATAACATAcgattgctgaaaattatataaatataagtacgTATGTATGTAATTATGAGGTTGTAAATATGGTCGGTGAGTGATCAAATCCATCATTAAGCCCTTCGGTCTCTTTGGATTTGATCAtaccccgaccaaaattatcacaccataatactcaaagaatgatttattATTCCTTACACAGTTACGCACCCCAATAGTTTGAAAAATTTTTGGTGAGAAGTTTGACTCATATAAAATAACCAAAGCTCTGCATCAGTGATAGGTGAAGAATTTATGACTCGCCGGAGACGTAACTGTACGTCATATTCCCGCCATAGTATGTGCTGAGTTCTGGAAGCCCCAATTCTTATAGTGCTTATATCATTAAGAAATGCTTGAGCATAATCTGTGACTTTTCAAAAAAGAATATATCGCAGCAAAAATCAGAAAGTCATTTGTAATATTTCTAACTTT
This genomic interval carries:
- the LOC128163585 gene encoding beta-1,3-galactosyltransferase 1-like; its protein translation is MKKSFKMRIARILGVLILVYIICTPFRGQNDKTVENNYRRMKAYIDAGVFQPSSGPPLTCDENGENVFLLIVIPSAVTNFEQRNVIRKTWGNVTKVRPHVVVRFLVGRAVESSIKELVQTENRIHHDVIMEEIPEIYENLTQKSVAMLRWIISYCSRARYFLKIDDDMFLNLSRLLNFLSEQAQTNSIIGCRFEHSKPRRYPFLKWYVSLEQYSESEYPVYVSGPAYVISGDILFKLYQATKEVPQFLFEDVYITGMCRRHIGAVAKSHPEFTCGYRDVAPCGSHFMYRITGHHYSPTEISRMWTELRDRWSTCRLIDSFGIYIIVDLLKWIFL